In Fimbriimonadaceae bacterium, the genomic window TGCATGTCCTTTTTTCTCCTTGCCCCCTGGGCTTGGTGAAATGTTAGGGCACGCGAAAGCGGTCTTCCGTGAGCGAAATCACGCTGTGATTAAGATCACGCGGCGACCGTTTCTTTGAATTGCTCCACGTACTTGAGGCAACATGCGCGAACACGCGCGCGGATCCTCGTGATGAAAGCTGCCCGTTCGGTCACGCTCACGGCGCCTCGGGCATCGAGAAGGTTGAACACGTGGGAACACTTGAGGGCGAGATCGAAAGCCGGATAGATCAGAGCTGTTCCCGGCTCGCCAGTATTCTGGGTGGTTAGAATGCCAAGTTCGGCGTCCCAAAATGTTGGAGTCTCGATAACCCGCCTGGATTCCGCCTCATAGGTCTCAAACAAACGGTAAAGGGCATCCGTATCGGCTACTTCGAAATTGTAAACGTTATGCTGCATTTCGAGGTCGAATTCGGCATCCTTGTATGACACCTGCTCGGTCCACATCAGGTCTTCCCAAAACGAGTTTTGATTGTTCAGCATGAGGCATAGCCGCTCGGGGCCGTAGGTAATTTCGGCACAAACCGGATTGCATTCAATGCCTCCCATCTGTTGGAAGAACGTGAACTGGGTGATCTCCGTACCGTCCAGCCAGATCTCCCAACCTACTCCGCTGGCGCCGACGCTGGGCGATTCCCAATCGTCCTCCACCAACCGCACGTCGTTGCGCTTCGTATCGAAGCCGATCGCGTCAAGCGACCCCAGATAGCGGTCAACGATATCGTCAGGGCTGGGCTTCATGATCACCTGATACTGGTAGTAGCGCTGGTTCCTCATCGGATTGCGCGTGTATCGGCCATCGGCAGGGCGTCGGGAGGGCTGGATGTAGGCCACATTCCACGGTTTGGGCCCCAGGCATCGGAGGGTCGTCGCGGGATGCATCGTCCCCGCGCCAACCTCGACGTCATATGGTTGTACAAGGAGACAGCCCTGGGCAGACCAGTACTCGTTGAGGCGATGGATCATCTCCTGCAGCGTCATCGGCATCAGGTTACCAGCGGGCGGTAACCTTTGAACTTCCATGGATTTGATGCTAGCTACGATGGCCGATTACACAATGGTGAGCCAAGAGGGCAAGCTAAGCATCATCGGGATCTTTGGCACGATCTACGCTCGGAACTTCCCGGCCACCCACCGCAACTTGCACCTGGCGATGATCGTCAAGTGCTCCTACGCGGACGTTGGCACGGAGCGGGACATCCAGACCCATTTGGTCGACGCCGATGGCCATCGGCTGGTTGGCTCGAAAGGAACCCTGACGCTGCCCTCCGACGTCGATCGGCCACCGACGCTAAACCTCGTCCATGTGTTCGAAGAGATAACCTTTGAACGCCCCGGCCGCTACAGTTTCAATATCTACATTTCGGGCCAAGAGGTGTCTTCACTGGGGCTGGAAGTCGTACAAGCCACCGATGAGCCGCCGCTTGACATCCCCCTTGACCAAGGCGAGCTGGAATAGCTTCGTTTAAGGACTACCAATCGTCTTGAAGGCAAATGATCGCCGCCCTTGCCCTTTGTGCTGCACTTCCCTTCCATGCCGATCTCTTTACGTCCGACTACTTGGTTCCTGAGCCCATCCGGCTGGCAATTACACCCACGATCGATGGCAAGCTCGCCCCTGATGAGTGGGATTCCCTGTTCATCGGCGAAGGCCACCAGGCCTCCTATCAGTGGGAGCCTGGTCGCCATTACGTTTGTGCCAAGCTGCCAATGGGCCAGGACCTCATTGCCAGCTTCGACTTCAATGCCGACGGATGGCTTGTCGGCAAAGACAATCTCCAGATTCGGGCGTCGTGGAAGGACGGCAAGACGACTGCCACCGCCTTCATCCTGGATTGCACGGATCGGGAGGGGCCGAAGTGGGTCCCGGCTCCCTTGATCGAGGACGTCCTAAAGTGCGGCGGCAGCCCGGGCACCGACAGTTGGACCGTTGAACTTGGATTTCAGGCAGTAGGATTGCCAATCGTCGATAAAGGGGTGCGATTTGCCTTTCGATCCGATACCGTAGCTTTGGACTCGGCGCAGCCAGACCCCTTCCTTCCGAGAAAGATGTCGGGCATAAGCCTGCAAATGGAAAAGACTCAAAACTCGCCGCCAGGCTTGGCGTGGAAAGCGGAATATCGAGCGCGATCAGTTGCGCCCGGCGATGCGATCAAGATCAAGGTGGCGATGCGCAATGTAACCCAGATTCGTCGTTTCGAGATGTTTACTGAGGGCCTTGCCAAGGATCAGGCAACCGTAGTGGCGGAACCCTTTCCCAAGCCAGACGAAAAGGGTCGGGCAAGCGTGACCTACGACGCCAAACTTTCGGAATCGGCCACCACGGGTTACCGAGTCTTGCGGACGACGCTGGTGGACGATGCCGGCAGCGAATCTTGGCTGCGCACGAGTTATCAGGTGTCCGACCTCGTCACGTTCGATCCGCGGTTACCCGGTGATACGAAGTTCAAAGCTAATGACAGCCAAATCGTGCGTGGACTTGTCCACATCCGATCGCGGAGCGGTAATCGGCTGGACGGAAAGCTTACGATCCGGCTACCCAAAGGTTGGACGGTGAGCAAAGGCAGCGACGTCGGCTTCTCCATCTACCACTCGCGTGGCATGGCCAAGGTTAATCTCGAGCTGATCGTTCCGCCGGGGGCCAAGGGCGCCTATCCGCTTACGTACATCGCGACGATCGGGGACAAGGTGATCGAGCAGATCATTCCGTTCGCCATCCAGTAACCCGTCAGGTCATAATCAAGGGGTTGAACGATCCTCGTACGACGTTCGGCCCCGTTGCTCGCCGCTATCTCGATAGTCCTGTCCATGCCAACGAGGCCGCTCTCGCCCACATGGTCAAGGTCGCCAGCCCCGCTGGCGGTCCGATACTCGACGTCGCCACTGGCGCCGGACATACCGCCTTTGCATTTGCGCCCCATGCCGAAAGAGTGGTCGCAACCGACATCACCGAGGGAATGCTGGCGATCGTTCGGGAAGAAGCCGCCCTTCGCGGGTTGACGAATATTGAAGTCCAAGCCGCTAACGCAGAAAGCCTGCCCTTTCCTGAGAACACTTTCGAGGGTATCACGTGCCGGGTCGCCGCCCACCACTTTCGGAATCCCTCGGCGTTCATGAGCGAATGCGGGAGGGTCCTGAGGCCACAGGGCTGGCTCCTATTGGTCGACAACGCCGGTGTAGAAGACGCCCAAGCGAACGAACGATGGAACGAAATCGAGACCTGGCGAGATCCATCCCACGTCAGGAATATCCAGCCGGAGGAATGGCGCCGCCATTTCGAGCTCCACGGTTTTAGCATTGAGCACTTCGAGGTTATTCCGAAGCCAATGAACCTGGACAGTTGGCTGGAGCGGATGCAGGTTCAGGAACCCAACCGCAGCCGCATTCGCGAAGCGATTATGCACAGCGAAGGATGGCTCCGCGATTACCTTCGACCGCACGGCGACGGGGCTGATGCAATATTCCACGAGCAGGAGATTTCCCTGCTCGGACGCAGACCGGCTTAAAAAGCAAGACGGCTCCGAGCCATTGCCCGGAGCCGTCAGTGCGTAAGGTCTATGGGGCGACGGGCTGGTTTGTCAGCGCGAGCACTCCGCCGCTAACGGTAAGTGCATAACCCTGCTTGGTACCGTTGTTGAGGGTCTGGCACTTCACCTTGACGCGATAGAGGCCCTTTGCCGGGACCTTCAAAAGCACAACCTCCGTCGAGTTCTTCGCGTCAACCGCTCCACCGGTTTTCGATTCCCCGGTCGAGGTGTTGAAGTCGTTGCCCAGCCAGGTCGTCCCCGTGGGTCCGACCACGGTCAAATTCATGTCGTTCACGACCGGGTTGCCGGCATTTACCGCTCCGGGGAAATCCGTAAAGGTCATCACGATTTTCAGCGGCACCGACGGGTTGCGGACGGCGATGTAATAGGTGTCC contains:
- the glyQ gene encoding Glycine--tRNA ligase alpha subunit, giving the protein MPMTLQEMIHRLNEYWSAQGCLLVQPYDVEVGAGTMHPATTLRCLGPKPWNVAYIQPSRRPADGRYTRNPMRNQRYYQYQVIMKPSPDDIVDRYLGSLDAIGFDTKRNDVRLVEDDWESPSVGASGVGWEIWLDGTEITQFTFFQQMGGIECNPVCAEITYGPERLCLMLNNQNSFWEDLMWTEQVSYKDAEFDLEMQHNVYNFEVADTDALYRLFETYEAESRRVIETPTFWDAELGILTTQNTGEPGTALIYPAFDLALKCSHVFNLLDARGAVSVTERAAFITRIRARVRACCLKYVEQFKETVAA
- the ycgJ gene encoding putative methyltransferase YcgJ; its protein translation is MVKVASPAGGPILDVATGAGHTAFAFAPHAERVVATDITEGMLAIVREEAALRGLTNIEVQAANAESLPFPENTFEGITCRVAAHHFRNPSAFMSECGRVLRPQGWLLLVDNAGVEDAQANERWNEIETWRDPSHVRNIQPEEWRRHFELHGFSIEHFEVIPKPMNLDSWLERMQVQEPNRSRIREAIMHSEGWLRDYLRPHGDGADAIFHEQEISLLGRRPA